In Malus sylvestris chromosome 15, drMalSylv7.2, whole genome shotgun sequence, a single genomic region encodes these proteins:
- the LOC126603904 gene encoding uncharacterized protein LOC126603904 isoform X12, which translates to MCSEVLDPDATDCQDNGDSGDWMVYWDSYCMRNHFYNINTRTSTWYPPPGMEYLASIDAICKPNDVISEVMEIDVSTDSKATNFCGASKTDSFQESITHGVSQCQPNHEISGGIELSVDTSMSDTTLSTVTVSRCPVQSDEINENNNTCNDGNPSCFFSDVQDHIASIRNKIKQLISDDVCNSGLQSILAEQIDEQNTIELNNEPNEPNFCEETLKDCEDFDAFQILNTSSLSHTYTDEVSEDSNMYSGNEVLATNQLEIQLDPAVQKRKKKVRRKKIQRKLSNENKELLFEELFKEFSADMGKYWCQRYLLFSKYDDGIKMDEEGWFSVTPELLARHHAERCGSDVIIDCFSGVGGNSIQFAQISKHVIAIDIDPTKIDYAQRNAAIYGVDDRIDFITGDFFRLAPKLKADTVFLSPPWGGPGYAKVETYDMKTMLKPHDGYFLFNIAKEVASRIVMFLPRNVDINQLAEIALSGSRPWSLEVEKNFLNGKLKGITAYFSDMASR; encoded by the exons ATGTGTTCAGAAGTGCTTGACCCTGATGCAACTGACTGCCAAGACAACGGTGATTCCGGAGACTGGATGGTATATTGGGATTCTTATTGCATGAGAAATCACTTCTATAATATCAATACACGTACTTCCACATGGTATCCACCCCCAGGCATGGAATATTTAGCATCTATTGATGCCATATGTAAGCCAAATGATGTGATTTCTGAAGTAATGGAGATTGATGTTAGCACTGATTCAAAGGCAACAAATTTTTGTGGTGCGAGTAAAACTGATTCATTTCAAGAATCAATTACTCATGGTGTTTCACAGTGTCAGCCAAATCATGAGATCTCCGGGGGGATTGAACTTTCTGTTGACACTTCTATGTCTGATACCACTTTGTCAACTGTCACTGTAAGCAGATGTCCGGTACAGTCAGATGAAATCAATGAGAACAATAACACCTGCAACGATGGGAACCCATCATGCTTCTTCTCAGATGTCCAGGATCATATCGCTAG TATCAGAAACAAAATCAAGCAGTTGATTTCTGATGATGTCTGCAACAGTGGTTTGCAATCAATTCTTGCTGAACAGATTGATGAACAAAATACTATTGAACTCAATAATGAGCCTAATGAAC CTAATTTTTGTGAGGAAACTCTCAAAGATTGCGAAGATTTTGACGCATTTCAAATATTAAATACAAGCAG CTTGTCCCATACATACACTGATGAAGTGTCTGAGGATAGTAATATGTATTCAGGAAATGAAGTTTTGGCAACAAACCAGTTGGAAATACAGCTTGACCCTGCTGTACAAAAACGGAAGAAGAAagtgagaagaaagaaaattcagAGAAAGTTATCTAATGAGAACAAAG AGCTTCTATTTGAAGAGTTGTTCAAAGAGTTTTCTGCTGATATGGGAAAATATTGGTGTCAACGGTACTTATTATTCTCCAAATACGATGATGGTATAAAAATGGATGAGGAAGGATGGTTCTCTGTCACTCCAGAGCTTCTAGCTAGGCATCATGCAGAACGATGTGGTAGTGATGTCATCATTGACTGTTTTTCTGGAGTTGGTGGGAATTCCATCCAATTTGCACAGAT AAGCAAACATGTAATTGCAATTGATATTGATCCAACGAAGATTGATTATGCACAGCGTAATGCTGCCATCTATGGGGTTGATGACAGGATAGATTTCATAACGGGGGACTTTTTCCGCTTGGCACCAAAGCTGAAG GCAGACACGGTCTTTTTGTCACCCCCGTGGGGAGGACCTGGTTATGCAAAAGTAGAGACATACGACATGAAGACAATGCTTAAGCCACATGATGG ATATTTTCTCTTTAACATCGCAAAGGAAGTTGCTTCTAGGATTGTCATGTTTCTCCCGAGAAATGTTGATATCAACCAATTAGCAGAGATCGCTCTATCGGGGTCTCGGCCATGGTCACTAGAG GTTGAGAAAAACTTCTTAAATGGCAAGTTGAAGGGGATAACTGCTTACTTCAGTGACATGGCCAGTAGATGA
- the LOC126603904 gene encoding uncharacterized protein LOC126603904 isoform X5 yields MVECGASPEDMELTDQMNALGLPVSFNTNKEKRNRKTEGRRKGMRLKQTDSSLDVVRGAMEPSKVSEGETVSPMIFNGSTSSSLCCLPMMGQSESSSSDVAAGAVEFQCPSVEGDNPENSTEITGDAVQEQDRDGILAVVCNDAQGCDPLHSCHLLNDIMRIAVSSTDLDAGRCPESCSADAAVGNDETESGEILTEHDHLECSLVASHEAELTKTCEDYIPEPRGVSESISYSMCSEVLDPDGTDCQDNGDSGDWMVYWDSYYMRNYFYNIKTHTSTWYPPPGMEYLASIDAICKPNDVISEVMEIDVSTDSKTTDLCGVSKTDSFQESITQDVSQGQPYHEISGGIELTVDTSMPETTLSTVTVSRCPVHSDEIDENNNTCNDGNASCFSSDVQDHISRYIYCLSNSGLQPILAEQIDEQSTIELKNEPIEPNFCEETLKDCEDFDAFQILNTSSLSHTYTDEVSEDSNMYSGNEVLATNQLEIQLDPAVQKRKKKVRRKKIQRKLSNENKELLFEELFKEFSADMGKYWCQRYLLFSKYDDGIKMDEEGWFSVTPELLARHHAERCGSDVIIDCFSGVGGNSIQFAQISKHVIAIDIDPTKIDYAQRNAAIYGVDDRIDFITGDFFRLAPKLKADTVFLSPPWGGPGYAKVETYDMKTMLKPHDGYFLFNIAKEVASRIVMFLPRNVDINQLAEIALSGSRPWSLEVEKNFLNGKLKGITAYFSDMASR; encoded by the exons ATGGTTG AATGTGGGGCTTCGCCGGAGGATATGGAGCTTACTGACCAGATGAATGCCTTGGGGCTTCCAGTCTCATTCAACACAAATAAGGAG AAGAGGAACAGAAAGACGGAAGGTAGAAGAAAGGGAATGCGCCTGAAGCAAACAGACAGTTCTCTGGACGTTGTACGTGGAGCAATGGAGCCTTCCAAAGTGAGTGAGGGAGAGACTGTTTCTCCTATGATATTCAATGGTAGCACAAGCAGTTCTTTGTGTTGTTTGCCAATGATGGGCCAAAGTGAATCATCTTCCTCTGATGTTGCAGCGGGTGCTGTTGAATTTCAGTGCCCTTCTGTTGAAGGTGATAATCCAGAAAATTCAACTGAGATTACTGGTGATGCTGTCCAAGAACAAGATCGTGATGGAATATTGGCCGTCGTTTGTAATGATGCCCAGGGTTGTGACCCTTTACACAGCTGCCATTTGCTCAATGACATAATGAGAATTGCGGTGAGCTCAACTGATTTAGATGCTGGACGTTGCCCTGAAAGCTGCTCAGCAGATGCTGCTGTTGGCAATGATGAGACAGAATCAGGTGAAATATTAACGGAGCATGACCACTTAGAGTGTTCATTAGTGGCTTCCCACGAAGCAGAACTTACCAAAACATGCGAGGACTATATCCCTGAACCGCGAGGTGTTTCTGAGTCAATTTCATATTCCATGTGTTCAGAAGTGCTTGACCCTGATGGAACTGACTGCCAAGACAACGGTGATTCCGGAGACTGGATGGTATATTGGGATTCTTACTACATGAGAAATTACTTCTATAATATCAAAACACATACTTCCACATGGTATCCACCCCCGGGCATGGAATATTTAGCATCTATTGACGCCAtatgtaaaccaaatgatgtgatttCTGAAGTAATGGAGATTGATGTTAGTACTGATTCAAAGACAACAGATTTATGTGGTGTGAGTAAAACTGATTCATTTCAAGAATCAATTACTCAAGATGTTTCACAGGGTCAGCCATATCATGAGATCTCCGGGGGGATTGAACTCACTGTTGACACTTCTATGCCTGAAACCACTTTGTCAACTGTCACTGTAAGCAGATGTCCGGTACATTCAGATGAAATCGACGAGAACAATAACACCTGCAATGATGGGAACGCATCATGCTTCTCATCAGATGTCCAGGATCATATATCTAGGTATATTTATTGTCTTTCTAACAGTGGTTTGCAACCAATTCTTGCTGAACAGATTGATGAACAAAGTACTATTGAACTCAAGAATGAGCCTATTGAACCTAATTTTTGTGAGGAAACTCTCAAAGATTGCGAAGATTTTGACGCATTTCAAATATTAAATACAAGCAG CTTGTCCCATACATACACTGATGAAGTGTCTGAGGATAGTAATATGTATTCAGGAAATGAAGTTTTGGCAACAAACCAGTTGGAAATACAGCTTGACCCTGCTGTACAAAAACGGAAGAAGAAagtgagaagaaagaaaattcagAGAAAGTTATCTAATGAGAACAAAG AGCTTCTATTTGAAGAGTTGTTCAAAGAGTTTTCTGCTGATATGGGAAAATATTGGTGTCAACGGTACTTATTATTCTCCAAATACGATGATGGTATAAAAATGGATGAGGAAGGATGGTTCTCTGTCACTCCAGAGCTTCTAGCTAGGCATCATGCAGAACGATGTGGTAGTGATGTCATCATTGACTGTTTTTCTGGAGTTGGTGGGAATTCCATCCAATTTGCACAGAT AAGCAAACATGTAATTGCAATTGATATTGATCCAACGAAGATTGATTATGCACAGCGTAATGCTGCCATCTATGGGGTTGATGACAGGATAGATTTCATAACGGGGGACTTTTTCCGCTTGGCACCAAAGCTGAAG GCAGACACGGTCTTTTTGTCACCCCCGTGGGGAGGACCTGGTTATGCAAAAGTAGAGACATACGACATGAAGACAATGCTTAAGCCACATGATGG ATATTTTCTCTTTAACATCGCAAAGGAAGTTGCTTCTAGGATTGTCATGTTTCTCCCGAGAAATGTTGATATCAACCAATTAGCAGAGATCGCTCTATCGGGGTCTCGGCCATGGTCACTAGAG GTTGAGAAAAACTTCTTAAATGGCAAGTTGAAGGGGATAACTGCTTACTTCAGTGACATGGCCAGTAGATGA
- the LOC126603904 gene encoding uncharacterized protein LOC126603904 isoform X2 translates to MVTMAELEEQGPAMRALGSIFKLTEVFLQDDGSKETKDGSFSMGRPKPAGDGGDECGASPEDMELTDQMNALGLPVSFNTNKEKRNRKTEGRRKGMRLKQTDSSLDVVRGAMEPSKVSEGETVSPMIFNGSTSSSLCCLPMMGQSESSSSDVAAGAVEFQCPSVEGDNPENSTEITGDAVQEQDRDGILAVVCNDAQGCDPLHSCHLLNDIMRIAVSSTDLDAGRCPESCSADAAVGNDETESGEILTEHDHLECSLVASHEAELTKTCEDYIPEPRGVSESISYSMCSEVLDPDGTDCQDNGDSGDWMVYWDSYYMRNYFYNIKTHTSTWYPPPGMEYLASIDAICKPNDVISEVMEIDVSTDSKTTDLCGVSKTDSFQESITQDVSQGQPYHEISGGIELTVDTSMPETTLSTVTVSRCPVHSDEIDENNNTCNDGNASCFSSDVQDHISRYIYCLSNSGLQPILAEQIDEQSTIELKNEPIEPNFCEETLKDCEDFDAFQILNTSSLSHTYTDEVSEDSNMYSGNEVLATNQLEIQLDPAVQKRKKKVRRKKIQRKLSNENKELLFEELFKEFSADMGKYWCQRYLLFSKYDDGIKMDEEGWFSVTPELLARHHAERCGSDVIIDCFSGVGGNSIQFAQISKHVIAIDIDPTKIDYAQRNAAIYGVDDRIDFITGDFFRLAPKLKADTVFLSPPWGGPGYAKVETYDMKTMLKPHDGYFLFNIAKEVASRIVMFLPRNVDINQLAEIALSGSRPWSLEVEKNFLNGKLKGITAYFSDMASR, encoded by the exons ATGGTGACTATGGCCGAACTGGAAGAGCAAGGTCCAGCCATGAGAGCTCTCGGCTCTATCTTCAAGCTCACCGAAGTCTTTCTCCA GGACGACGGCTCGAAGGAGACGAAAGACGGGTCCTTTTCCATGGGCCGGCCT AAACCAGCTGGCGACGGCGGCGATG AATGTGGGGCTTCGCCGGAGGATATGGAGCTTACTGACCAGATGAATGCCTTGGGGCTTCCAGTCTCATTCAACACAAATAAGGAG AAGAGGAACAGAAAGACGGAAGGTAGAAGAAAGGGAATGCGCCTGAAGCAAACAGACAGTTCTCTGGACGTTGTACGTGGAGCAATGGAGCCTTCCAAAGTGAGTGAGGGAGAGACTGTTTCTCCTATGATATTCAATGGTAGCACAAGCAGTTCTTTGTGTTGTTTGCCAATGATGGGCCAAAGTGAATCATCTTCCTCTGATGTTGCAGCGGGTGCTGTTGAATTTCAGTGCCCTTCTGTTGAAGGTGATAATCCAGAAAATTCAACTGAGATTACTGGTGATGCTGTCCAAGAACAAGATCGTGATGGAATATTGGCCGTCGTTTGTAATGATGCCCAGGGTTGTGACCCTTTACACAGCTGCCATTTGCTCAATGACATAATGAGAATTGCGGTGAGCTCAACTGATTTAGATGCTGGACGTTGCCCTGAAAGCTGCTCAGCAGATGCTGCTGTTGGCAATGATGAGACAGAATCAGGTGAAATATTAACGGAGCATGACCACTTAGAGTGTTCATTAGTGGCTTCCCACGAAGCAGAACTTACCAAAACATGCGAGGACTATATCCCTGAACCGCGAGGTGTTTCTGAGTCAATTTCATATTCCATGTGTTCAGAAGTGCTTGACCCTGATGGAACTGACTGCCAAGACAACGGTGATTCCGGAGACTGGATGGTATATTGGGATTCTTACTACATGAGAAATTACTTCTATAATATCAAAACACATACTTCCACATGGTATCCACCCCCGGGCATGGAATATTTAGCATCTATTGACGCCAtatgtaaaccaaatgatgtgatttCTGAAGTAATGGAGATTGATGTTAGTACTGATTCAAAGACAACAGATTTATGTGGTGTGAGTAAAACTGATTCATTTCAAGAATCAATTACTCAAGATGTTTCACAGGGTCAGCCATATCATGAGATCTCCGGGGGGATTGAACTCACTGTTGACACTTCTATGCCTGAAACCACTTTGTCAACTGTCACTGTAAGCAGATGTCCGGTACATTCAGATGAAATCGACGAGAACAATAACACCTGCAATGATGGGAACGCATCATGCTTCTCATCAGATGTCCAGGATCATATATCTAGGTATATTTATTGTCTTTCTAACAGTGGTTTGCAACCAATTCTTGCTGAACAGATTGATGAACAAAGTACTATTGAACTCAAGAATGAGCCTATTGAACCTAATTTTTGTGAGGAAACTCTCAAAGATTGCGAAGATTTTGACGCATTTCAAATATTAAATACAAGCAG CTTGTCCCATACATACACTGATGAAGTGTCTGAGGATAGTAATATGTATTCAGGAAATGAAGTTTTGGCAACAAACCAGTTGGAAATACAGCTTGACCCTGCTGTACAAAAACGGAAGAAGAAagtgagaagaaagaaaattcagAGAAAGTTATCTAATGAGAACAAAG AGCTTCTATTTGAAGAGTTGTTCAAAGAGTTTTCTGCTGATATGGGAAAATATTGGTGTCAACGGTACTTATTATTCTCCAAATACGATGATGGTATAAAAATGGATGAGGAAGGATGGTTCTCTGTCACTCCAGAGCTTCTAGCTAGGCATCATGCAGAACGATGTGGTAGTGATGTCATCATTGACTGTTTTTCTGGAGTTGGTGGGAATTCCATCCAATTTGCACAGAT AAGCAAACATGTAATTGCAATTGATATTGATCCAACGAAGATTGATTATGCACAGCGTAATGCTGCCATCTATGGGGTTGATGACAGGATAGATTTCATAACGGGGGACTTTTTCCGCTTGGCACCAAAGCTGAAG GCAGACACGGTCTTTTTGTCACCCCCGTGGGGAGGACCTGGTTATGCAAAAGTAGAGACATACGACATGAAGACAATGCTTAAGCCACATGATGG ATATTTTCTCTTTAACATCGCAAAGGAAGTTGCTTCTAGGATTGTCATGTTTCTCCCGAGAAATGTTGATATCAACCAATTAGCAGAGATCGCTCTATCGGGGTCTCGGCCATGGTCACTAGAG GTTGAGAAAAACTTCTTAAATGGCAAGTTGAAGGGGATAACTGCTTACTTCAGTGACATGGCCAGTAGATGA
- the LOC126603904 gene encoding uncharacterized protein LOC126603904 isoform X8 — protein sequence MGRPKPAGDGGDECGASPEDMELTDQMNALGLPVSFNTNKEKRNRKTEGRRKGMRLKQTDSSLDVVRGAMEPSKVSEGETVSPMIFNGSTSSSLCCLPMMGQSESSSSDVAAGAVEFQCPSVEGDNPENSTEITGDAVQEQDRDGILAVVCNDAQGCDPLHSCHLLNDIMRIAVSSTDLDAGRCPESCSADAAVGNDETESGEILTEHDHLECSLVASHEAELTKTCEDYIPEPRGVSESISYSMCSEVLDPDGTDCQDNGDSGDWMVYWDSYYMRNYFYNIKTHTSTWYPPPGMEYLASIDAICKPNDVISEVMEIDVSTDSKTTDLCGVSKTDSFQESITQDVSQGQPYHEISGGIELTVDTSMPETTLSTVTVSRCPVHSDEIDENNNTCNDGNASCFSSDVQDHISRYIYCLSNSGLQPILAEQIDEQSTIELKNEPIEPNFCEETLKDCEDFDAFQILNTSSLSHTYTDEVSEDSNMYSGNEVLATNQLEIQLDPAVQKRKKKVRRKKIQRKLSNENKELLFEELFKEFSADMGKYWCQRYLLFSKYDDGIKMDEEGWFSVTPELLARHHAERCGSDVIIDCFSGVGGNSIQFAQISKHVIAIDIDPTKIDYAQRNAAIYGVDDRIDFITGDFFRLAPKLKADTVFLSPPWGGPGYAKVETYDMKTMLKPHDGYFLFNIAKEVASRIVMFLPRNVDINQLAEIALSGSRPWSLEVEKNFLNGKLKGITAYFSDMASR from the exons ATGGGCCGGCCT AAACCAGCTGGCGACGGCGGCGATG AATGTGGGGCTTCGCCGGAGGATATGGAGCTTACTGACCAGATGAATGCCTTGGGGCTTCCAGTCTCATTCAACACAAATAAGGAG AAGAGGAACAGAAAGACGGAAGGTAGAAGAAAGGGAATGCGCCTGAAGCAAACAGACAGTTCTCTGGACGTTGTACGTGGAGCAATGGAGCCTTCCAAAGTGAGTGAGGGAGAGACTGTTTCTCCTATGATATTCAATGGTAGCACAAGCAGTTCTTTGTGTTGTTTGCCAATGATGGGCCAAAGTGAATCATCTTCCTCTGATGTTGCAGCGGGTGCTGTTGAATTTCAGTGCCCTTCTGTTGAAGGTGATAATCCAGAAAATTCAACTGAGATTACTGGTGATGCTGTCCAAGAACAAGATCGTGATGGAATATTGGCCGTCGTTTGTAATGATGCCCAGGGTTGTGACCCTTTACACAGCTGCCATTTGCTCAATGACATAATGAGAATTGCGGTGAGCTCAACTGATTTAGATGCTGGACGTTGCCCTGAAAGCTGCTCAGCAGATGCTGCTGTTGGCAATGATGAGACAGAATCAGGTGAAATATTAACGGAGCATGACCACTTAGAGTGTTCATTAGTGGCTTCCCACGAAGCAGAACTTACCAAAACATGCGAGGACTATATCCCTGAACCGCGAGGTGTTTCTGAGTCAATTTCATATTCCATGTGTTCAGAAGTGCTTGACCCTGATGGAACTGACTGCCAAGACAACGGTGATTCCGGAGACTGGATGGTATATTGGGATTCTTACTACATGAGAAATTACTTCTATAATATCAAAACACATACTTCCACATGGTATCCACCCCCGGGCATGGAATATTTAGCATCTATTGACGCCAtatgtaaaccaaatgatgtgatttCTGAAGTAATGGAGATTGATGTTAGTACTGATTCAAAGACAACAGATTTATGTGGTGTGAGTAAAACTGATTCATTTCAAGAATCAATTACTCAAGATGTTTCACAGGGTCAGCCATATCATGAGATCTCCGGGGGGATTGAACTCACTGTTGACACTTCTATGCCTGAAACCACTTTGTCAACTGTCACTGTAAGCAGATGTCCGGTACATTCAGATGAAATCGACGAGAACAATAACACCTGCAATGATGGGAACGCATCATGCTTCTCATCAGATGTCCAGGATCATATATCTAGGTATATTTATTGTCTTTCTAACAGTGGTTTGCAACCAATTCTTGCTGAACAGATTGATGAACAAAGTACTATTGAACTCAAGAATGAGCCTATTGAACCTAATTTTTGTGAGGAAACTCTCAAAGATTGCGAAGATTTTGACGCATTTCAAATATTAAATACAAGCAG CTTGTCCCATACATACACTGATGAAGTGTCTGAGGATAGTAATATGTATTCAGGAAATGAAGTTTTGGCAACAAACCAGTTGGAAATACAGCTTGACCCTGCTGTACAAAAACGGAAGAAGAAagtgagaagaaagaaaattcagAGAAAGTTATCTAATGAGAACAAAG AGCTTCTATTTGAAGAGTTGTTCAAAGAGTTTTCTGCTGATATGGGAAAATATTGGTGTCAACGGTACTTATTATTCTCCAAATACGATGATGGTATAAAAATGGATGAGGAAGGATGGTTCTCTGTCACTCCAGAGCTTCTAGCTAGGCATCATGCAGAACGATGTGGTAGTGATGTCATCATTGACTGTTTTTCTGGAGTTGGTGGGAATTCCATCCAATTTGCACAGAT AAGCAAACATGTAATTGCAATTGATATTGATCCAACGAAGATTGATTATGCACAGCGTAATGCTGCCATCTATGGGGTTGATGACAGGATAGATTTCATAACGGGGGACTTTTTCCGCTTGGCACCAAAGCTGAAG GCAGACACGGTCTTTTTGTCACCCCCGTGGGGAGGACCTGGTTATGCAAAAGTAGAGACATACGACATGAAGACAATGCTTAAGCCACATGATGG ATATTTTCTCTTTAACATCGCAAAGGAAGTTGCTTCTAGGATTGTCATGTTTCTCCCGAGAAATGTTGATATCAACCAATTAGCAGAGATCGCTCTATCGGGGTCTCGGCCATGGTCACTAGAG GTTGAGAAAAACTTCTTAAATGGCAAGTTGAAGGGGATAACTGCTTACTTCAGTGACATGGCCAGTAGATGA
- the LOC126603904 gene encoding uncharacterized protein LOC126603904 isoform X13, whose product MCSEVLDPDATDCQDNGDSGDWMVYWDSYCMRNHFYNINTRTSTWYPPPGMEYLASIDAICKPNDVISEVMEIDVSTDSKATNFCGASKTDSFQESITHGVSQCQPNHEISGGIELSVDTSMSDTTLSTVTVSRCPVQSDEINENNNTCNDGNPSCFFSDVQDHIASIRNKIKQLISDDVCNSGLQSILAEQIDEQNTIELNNEPNEPNFCEETLKDCEDFDAFQILNTSSLSHTYTDEVSEDSNMYSGNEVLATNQLEIQLDPAVQKRKKKVRRKKIQRKLSNENKELLFEELFKEFSADMGKYWCQRYLLFSKYDDGIKMDEEGWFSVTPELLARHHAERCGSDVIIDCFSGVGGNSIQFAQISKHVIAIDIDPTKIDYAQRNAAIYGVDDRIDFITGDFFRLAPKLKADTVFLSPPWGGPGYAKVETYDMKTMLKPHDGYFLFNIAKEVASRIVMFLPRNVDINQLAEIALSGSRPWSLEVEKNFLNGKLKGITAYFSDMASR is encoded by the exons ATGTGTTCAGAAGTGCTTGACCCTGATGCAACTGACTGCCAAGACAACGGTGATTCCGGAGACTGGATGGTATATTGGGATTCTTATTGCATGAGAAATCACTTCTATAATATCAATACACGTACTTCCACATGGTATCCACCCCCAGGCATGGAATATTTAGCATCTATTGATGCCATATGTAAGCCAAATGATGTGATTTCTGAAGTAATGGAGATTGATGTTAGCACTGATTCAAAGGCAACAAATTTTTGTGGTGCGAGTAAAACTGATTCATTTCAAGAATCAATTACTCATGGTGTTTCACAGTGTCAGCCAAATCATGAGATCTCCGGGGGGATTGAACTTTCTGTTGACACTTCTATGTCTGATACCACTTTGTCAACTGTCACTGTAAGCAGATGTCCGGTACAGTCAGATGAAATCAATGAGAACAATAACACCTGCAACGATGGGAACCCATCATGCTTCTTCTCAGATGTCCAGGATCATATCGCTAG TATCAGAAACAAAATCAAGCAGTTGATTTCTGATGATGTCTGCAACAGTGGTTTGCAATCAATTCTTGCTGAACAGATTGATGAACAAAATACTATTGAACTCAATAATGAGCCTAATGAACCTAATTTTTGTGAGGAAACTCTCAAAGATTGCGAAGATTTTGACGCGTTTCAAATATTAAATACAAGCAG CTTGTCCCATACATACACTGATGAAGTGTCTGAGGATAGTAATATGTATTCAGGAAATGAAGTTTTGGCAACAAACCAGTTGGAAATACAGCTTGACCCTGCTGTACAAAAACGGAAGAAGAAagtgagaagaaagaaaattcagAGAAAGTTATCTAATGAGAACAAAG AGCTTCTATTTGAAGAGTTGTTCAAAGAGTTTTCTGCTGATATGGGAAAATATTGGTGTCAACGGTACTTATTATTCTCCAAATACGATGATGGTATAAAAATGGATGAGGAAGGATGGTTCTCTGTCACTCCAGAGCTTCTAGCTAGGCATCATGCAGAACGATGTGGTAGTGATGTCATCATTGACTGTTTTTCTGGAGTTGGTGGGAATTCCATCCAATTTGCACAGAT AAGCAAACATGTAATTGCAATTGATATTGATCCAACGAAGATTGATTATGCACAGCGTAATGCTGCCATCTATGGGGTTGATGACAGGATAGATTTCATAACGGGGGACTTTTTCCGCTTGGCACCAAAGCTGAAG GCAGACACGGTCTTTTTGTCACCCCCGTGGGGAGGACCTGGTTATGCAAAAGTAGAGACATACGACATGAAGACAATGCTTAAGCCACATGATGG ATATTTTCTCTTTAACATCGCAAAGGAAGTTGCTTCTAGGATTGTCATGTTTCTCCCGAGAAATGTTGATATCAACCAATTAGCAGAGATCGCTCTATCGGGGTCTCGGCCATGGTCACTAGAG GTTGAGAAAAACTTCTTAAATGGCAAGTTGAAGGGGATAACTGCTTACTTCAGTGACATGGCCAGTAGATGA